AGGggtgcccggggggctcagtgggttgagcaccCGACTTcgtttggctcagatcatgatctcagggtcatgacatggAGCCCCAGGAGTCTGGCTCTGTGTTCGGCAGGGgaatctccttgagattctctccctctccctctgcgccaggacccccgctctctctctctgataaaatcttgaaagaagaagAGTTAACACAAATACGCTTGTATTTGgtgcaaatttaattttattaaacctTACAATGAATGTTGTGGCGTATCATTTTCCATTATGTGACAATTTATTGGCTGGCATCTGAACACAGTACTTCTTCTGAAAAATACACAATGGGAAGTGACAAAAGGGAGAAACTAGTTGTTTAGTGATATATgagggcaaaaaaagaaaaagaaaaaaaagaaaagagaaaaaaggatgaCGACCAATTAGTTTCTTAGGATCTAACTCTAAAATGGTTAAAGTTCCAAGCAACAATAATGCTGCCGCTGTGTGCGAGAATATGGTTATTATCTCATCTGGCCCCCACAACTCTGATAATTACAAGGATCATTTTACCTGTAAAAGTCAACCTAAGGTTTCAGCTGGGTGATAGGATTTTGAAGAGTGACTTTTTCACatataatttaaagaattttccCAAGTCACAGGAGATGGGGGTCTCTAAAATATTATACATTAAGGTAGGCGCTTTACAAGTGAGCAATCACTTAACTTCAGAATCAGAATGGGCACCAAGTTTATTTTTTGCTGATTTGGGTTTTATGCCCTGTCAGGTTTATGGATAAGAAAATGACTCTTCTTTAAAATCTATAATCCACCTGTCTTTATAAAGTAGACTGGTATCTAATCTGAGTAAAATGACCATTTCTTTTCCAGGAATGATCAACAGTGGAACACCTAAAATTCAGCCAGCCTTACAAGGCATTTTTACAGAAACGTAATCAAAATTTTATAAACTCCAGCCAACATCACCTTGCAACAGTGTATAGTTTAGTTCAGTTCGACTCACAGGAGTACAATTAGCTCATTAAGTTATTAAAGTACTCGCTTGTGGTTAAAAAAGTAACAAACGGATGTATCTTTTTAATTCAGTCAACAACAATTTTGAGACTACTCTCTGACAAAGGCCTTAACAGTGCCTGAGGTCACGTTTATTAACCAACCCCCTCCAAAATAAAATCGTGGACAATTTTGAGCTATCAGGCCAACTGATTGGTCAGGGGGTGTGGCAAACAGAGAAGCGTGTCCGAACTGAAATAAGGCATTTCAGTTGCTCGAGACTGAAGAACGGTTTTAAGCGATCCATCTTTAGCGGTACAAGAGGCTTTGTGAAGAAACCCTTAGTTCCACTGGAGTTGTGCGGTGTGGGGTCACCTGTCAGGCAGTGTGAGGTGTGCCTTACCAAACGAGCATGGGAGCCCTCTTATAAACCCGCCCAGAAAAGGAGTGGGAAATATTAAATCACTGAAAAATCCAGTTGCTCATCTTTTACCCCCAAACTACTGAGATCTCCTAGTGTCGACTTACTGCACGTACAgagtttccctttaaaaaaaaaaaaaagtagctcaTGCATACGTACCACAAGGTTAGAGGcaaatgatttcaaaatgttGATGATCTATTTCTAGAATGTGTGTCTAAATCACAAATTGTTAATATAGGTGGCAGCTCAAATGTTCCACCGAATTTGCCCGTGGTAAATACAGGGTTTAAAGCCTCTTCATCAAAAGGCTGGAGAGCGACCATGACCAGTTACATCCCATTCACCCTTTTCAACGGTGAAATTCAATTCACAACCTAGTAAAATAAggctatctttaaaaaaaaaaaaaaaaattaaacctcaaTTATTTAACCAGAAAGTAAGTctaatgcttttttatttactACTATTCATCacgtgttttttttgtttgtttgtttttttgtttttttttttgttttactgaataaagatgaaataaacctAAGGTGATTCTTTGCAGTGATGACACCGTAAAGACCATGACATCAACCCTCAGGATAAAATGCGAGCAAAAACCCAAGTGGATCCAGCTCATTCAACTCACAGGTACACTTGAGTTTTTTTCCTCAAACAAATAAGGAGCTTTTTATTCAGAACAATTTCATTAAGACATTTGCAGGGCAAATGTGCCGTCATAAATTTTATTCTAACAATAAAGTGCTGAAGGATAATTACCTGAATCTTTTTTAGTACTTTTCACttaatcttttcttaaaagagcCCTTTCTGTGGCATTAGCGAAGTTGtgtggaagaaaaaaaccaaaccaaaccaaaccaaaaacaaaacaaaacaaaacaaaacaaaccgtagagaaagaaaagcagagcaaAGCTAACTTTCAGTAAGGGGACAGGAAGCGCGGCAACCTTCTGTGTTTAACTAGGGTGGCGAATAACTGAGACCAAAGTAATTCATGCAAGTTATCTTGAAAGGTATACTCAagctggaagaaagaaaggacactGCTACTGACCTTGGATACTAAGGCAGTAAATTGCATACGAAAATACCTTAATTATCCTAAATGCCTAGATCGGGCTCGGCAAGCATCATGCCACTGACATGCTGTAGCTCTTTTTTGTAACTAAAAGTGATCTGCGGTTCAATCGCTGAAGAGTTCAGTGTGACTCATTAAAGCGGTGTGATAAACTTTGAGGTTAAATCGAAGCGAGTTCTCTACACCTAATCACATCATCAGCACAAGCAGGACAACGCTGGCGCAGCATGAAAGGTGGGTCACTTTATAAAGATTCTTCCTTTTACTGCATGATATATTAAGATGACAGACCTAAATTTCAACTGGGTTAATGAGTTCGAAGAGATCTGTTTCCCAAATTTAGCACACAATAATTTCCGTGGATTAGAGAGAGAAACCTCAGAAGGcggcaaaacaaaaaacaaaaacaaaacaaaaaaacccaacaaacagaaAAGCCTGAGCTCAGGGAGCTAACCTGTAGCTCTGTCATGCTACAAAGAGTACTACTTTCAAAAAATCAACTTTGTAACAAACGTAACAGTGTTTTGAGTCGAAGTTGACCAACTGCTGCATAGAAAAATGTGCTAACATACAACAGTCAAGTTTAAGCCGGTGCATAGAGAAGATAAAGCACTTATGGTAACTGCAAATGGTAACAGGTCCATAAAGGGTATACAGCCTAAGCAGGGGTCCATCAGGGGGTAAAAACCTGTAAGTAGAAAtggtgaggaaaaaaatcaagtggaaagagggaagaagcttggacaagagaaggaagaagcagggggaaaaaaaaaaaagaccttcaaTTGTATAAAATTCACAAACCAGTCAAGTATAAAGACACCACTGAATAACGGTGAACTCTGCCCCAAACACCCAACAGCAAACAGAACCAGAACAGAGAAGCCTTTGGCAGACAATTTTAGAAATTCGAATAGGACATTACATTTCTCAATAATTCACAAACAATATATTATAtggtatatttatattaaatactgGGAAACCAATCCTGGACAGCTGATGCTTCTAATGCTTTAGCCAATGAGAGCACGAGAATATCAAGCTAAGTGAATGCTGGTGTTCTCACAACAGTGCTCACTGATGAGGCAACTGTCAGCGATCCGTGCTTTCAACAGTGTGACCAGACAGATTATCATCTGTGAAGGGAAACAAAGGTCTCTAGCTTTTCTGGGATATGCCCTTTATAATATATTCTATGATTCACTATGACACGAGCAGCAAGACACTGCAGGGTGGTATGATTTATGGGCTGGATCAAATTTTTAGCAATTTCCTTCTCGTCCAGCAAGTCACTAGCAGTCTGTTTGTGCAAGTTTGTGGCATCGAAATGTGCACCTGATTTAATAAGGAGATTCATGATGTCGGGATGGTTGTTCAGAGCAGCGATGTGCAGGGGGCTGTTGTCGTCGGAGTCTCTGACGTTCACGTCGGCGCCACACTCAATCAGTATGGCTGTGACTTGCAGAGACGGGAATTTACACACGGGGTACCGCCCTACACAGGTAGTATTCTTGTCCACGGCCAGATGAAGAGGGCTGAAGTTGTTCTTCCCCCTCGGATGCAGCTTAAGAAACCTGTAGATAGTCTGCTTTTTGAAATGGTCCTGTTCTAGGGTACACGGAACTTTTTCTAACAAGCAAATCAAGTGCAAAATAATGGAAAGAGCCTTATTTAACTGTAAAGGGTCAGCTGGACACTGAGTTTGTTTGATAGCTCGCTCTATTTCAAGGACACTTTTGCACAGGATGCCCATAAGATCATCAAATGTAACGGTGGTGCCCAGCAGGCCTTTAGCCCTATCCTGGAGCATGAAAGAGAACAGTTCTGCAAAAGATAACAAGCTGCTGGCGGTCATGGGGCTTAAAGGGTCCAAATTGTTCTGCTGCATATCCAAAGCATACTTCCAGAGGTTGATGCATCGTTTGAAATTTCCAGAATCCGCATAGACAGCGCCTCTGTATCTAATATAATAAGAGGTATCAGGATGAGAAGGACCAAGAATACGTTCTCTAATTAAGAGTGCCTGCATTCTCATCTCATCAGGGTCAGCGATAAGACCTTCTAGCTCTTCGGCACTGTTCACCTCCTTGGCATAATCGTAAGCCATTATTAGTGTCTGTGGTACCGGTTTGCTAATTATATTAGTCCTATCACTGTACCTCATGTTCATTGCCTTTTTCCAGTACTTCAAGGCCCCAAGCAGATCTCTCTTTTTGTCTACAAATGTAGCTCCCAGAAGCTCTAGAGCATTGATCCGTTCTGTCTTGCTGGTCTGCGCATGGTGAGTCAGAAAATCCACAATATTTGTGTGACCAGTAACACTTGCTGAGAGAAGGGGAGTCATTCCATAACCATCCTTTTCCATCTTGGCACAATACATAAGCAGCATCTTCATGATGTCCAGACTCCCAGATTCTGCGCAATCATGCAATGCAGTATTACCttgaggagaggaaaaaaagagataacatGTTTTCAGGGACCAGGAGACAATGGAGTACATGGATGTAGCTTAGGAACCTCACGAAAAGCAGGCCGCTCCAGGCTGACCTTAATGGGATGTACTTTAATCtgaatacaaatgagaaaaaaaacgaTCCTCGGCCCCTAAAACTAGTGTGACACATTGCGGGgcttaaataaatacttgttaagtttgttgaataaatgaccaAATTAGGCATGAAAAGATCATCAAAGTCACTaatgaaattcaaaatgaatccATAGCCTCTTGAATTTTTTCAGCAGCGTTTTCAAGTGCATATCCTATGACTAAAAAGCGATGGAATGCAATTAACCGGCTATTCAGCTTTGCAGACAGTCACTTAACTTTCTGGGTCAGCTTCCACTTTTATAAGCGAGAACTCTAATCTACGACATCTAAGATTCTCCAGTTTGATTCTACTAGGagtcagaaattatttttcccgTATTTCTGATTGCCAAATGTACTTCAGCTGTCTTAGTCAAAATTCTCGGTGACAAAGTACTTTGCTCAGAAAGCtcccaggagaaaaacaaatccagtaaaatgtgaaaaaaaaaatatgtgggtGGTTCAACTGGAAATTTAAAAGGAGCCATCTGAAGTGTCCTTTCGTAATGGATTATTTCCCATTGTAATTTAACTTTCTAAAACGTTCTCTGAAGACGCACTAAATGTTCCAACGCTGTCGTGATCTTCCCACACGTGGATTCAAGTGGACAAGAGACACTGGCACATCGGGAAAAGCTCGCATGCAACACGGGAAGACATTATAACCACGCAGGTATTTTAGCTGCCCAAGTTTAATGCCAAACGTTTCACCACGTATCATAACAGAAATTACCACGTGGACCTTTGATATTTACCTACGGTGTTTACAGAAAATTTCAATAGTGAGTCACTGCAGGCGCGAGCGCAGCGGAGAGTTACTGTCACCGGCCGACACCGGGACCCTTGCAAAGAGCTGCCCGCTCGGGGCCAGCCCTCAGCTGACATGGGAGAACGCGTCTGCCTGGTAAACAGTTCAGAACACTTTCCCTCTGTGGTAAGGGGGGCTCACTGTCTGTATGAACAATACAGTTTGTGTGCGAAATaactgctttccttctgggagtctggaatttggAGTATCTCAGGGAAGGGTGCCTACGTGAACAGCATCCAATAAAAACCTGGGGCTCTGAGTCTCCTAATGGGTTTTCCGGGACAGAAACTTCTCTGTGTCACTTCTTATGAGGGGACAGCATAAAAAAAGCCTGCACACGGACTCCTCTAGGCCCCACCTGTGCCCTTCCCCTTGGGATGCCGCCGCATGTCCTCATCACGCCACTGTAATAAACATTAGCCATGATTACCATTACATGCTGACTCACCTCCAGAGACGGGGAAGGCCTTGGGGGACCCCTGACACAGCATGCGTACTAGAAAGCAGTTTAAACCTGAACGCTTCACGTAACAAGTCTGCAACTAAATTTCGAAAGAGCCAGTTACTCCACATTGGGACTTAACTCTCTTCACAGGTTCACCCTGTCTTTGGTCCTCCAGAACACCTACAGGAAGTACATATTATCCGCATACACTGATTCTGACTCAGGATTTCTAAGGTCTATAATGGAATGGTGTCTGAAGGAATGTTCTAGCAATGTGTCTGTAACCAAGCACTGAGAGAGCAAGCCCAGAACTCCTGCCTACTAATACTAATGTTCattgttcaaaataatttcaagtaaACACAGCTATCactaaatgtactttttttttaaagattttatttatttattcgacagagatagagacagccagcaagagagggaacacaagcagggggagtgggagaggaagaagcaggctcatagtggaggagcctgatgtggggctcgatcctataatgctgggatcacgccctgagccgaaggcagacgcttaaccgctgcgccaccaggcgcccctactaaatgtactttttaaagctcttttaaaataagaatcccTTTTCCTCTAAGAAAGAGACAATATAAGAGAAATGGGAGTCTTCTCCATTCAGTCACATAAAATCAAAAGTAAGAATGCAAGAGAAGCCAGTTTTTTCTTAATTAACCGAACTGCTATATTAGAATACaccaaacactgaaaaaaaatgttgtttttttaataaaaaacctATAGAGTAGTTTCACATCCAGTAATGGCAGAAGTGATATGATCACCCTCCCCGTACTAACTTAAgctgaaaaatttctttttaaaaaatctgtttgacAGCATGTAAGGAGCTAAAAAAGAGGACAAcatccagaagaagaaagaaaatcagagaagtcCAGAATTTAGGGACGCTTCCCCCAGTGGCCTCTTCCGATTCTGGAAGCAGCAGCTAAAAAACTGAGTGGAGCTTTTGACAGCTGAGCAGGGccagaggaggaaactggagTCCCAAACCCACTAAGACAGGAACTCTGAAACCGCCCCCCCAAGTTTGAGTTAGAGCTCTGAAGGGCTGCACCCTAGTACTTAAAGACAAACTACAAACAGACAAGCTATTGGAGGAACCAAAATCCAATTTAAGATCATGTCAATACCGAATTAAAGAAATTCAGGATTGCTAGTGAAAGTAGCCAAAAGCCAAAAGCAAATATTACTTATAGAAATTTACTTACAGAAAATATTATCTAGATATTACCTATTTACTAGggctcaaattatttttcatattctttatagCTAATGTTTGGTATCCAGCCAAAGGAAATGCAACACAAAACCAAAGGAAGTAAGAGCTGATGGAAAAGCCCAACAGAAGATCCAGATCATACAATCATCAGACAGACTTTAAAACAGTAATTATGCTGAGCAAAGtaagagagattaaaaaacaattctgagaattagaaaactggaaactacaaaaaggaacaaaatggatGTTCTAGAACTGAAAACCTCAGTGGGTGGCTTTACAAGCAGATTACGCACAGCTGAACAGAGAATGAGTGACTGGAAAATCAGTCAGATGAAAATATACAGGAAGAAGCATGGAGGGGACAGGCTGGCAAAGCAGACACAGTGAGAGACAGAGGAACGATGTCAGAAGGTTAACACTCTGAAAGCCAGAATTCTAGAGGAAGAAAATGGGCCCAAAGCAATAGGTGAAAGATAAAGTCTGAGAAATTTCTGAAGCTGGTAAAGTATTAACGTATAAATTTAAGTAAGTTTTACAAACACCAAGAAAGAGCAATACAAAGAGATTCCCCCTGAGGCACACTCCAGCGAAACTGCTGAGCACTcaggcaaagagaaaaattttacaCCAGAGAACAGGTGGAAAGGACCTGCATAAGAGCAACAGTTCAGCTGATGGCAAAGCTCTCACCAGGAACAGGAAGCTGGAGGACAAGAGAATGGTAGCTTGCAAGCGCTAAAGGAAAATAACTGCCAACGGAGAATTTTACACCCAGAGCAAGAATCAATGTGAATGAAGGACTGTTTCAGGtgagaacaaaaagagaaaacctaAGGTATTTATTACCGGCAGACGTAGTACTACAGGGTGTTCTCCAGGCAAAAGCAGGACGAGCCGCATGGAAGCAGGGAGATACGGACAAAGCATCCACAAAAGGGGTAAATCTGGGAGAAATACTGACTTTGAAAATAACAAGTGTCTCATAGGGCTTGAAATACATACAGAAGTCAAATGCTTGACAGCAAGAGCATAAAAGTACGGAGGGCAATTGGAATTAAAGTATTCTAAAGATTTTTGCATTACGTGGACAGAGATAAACTCAGAAATTTATGTTATTCCATTGGGAAGTCAAAGTAGTACAGTAACCACTAAAATAACAGAGGGTATGCATCTCATTACCATATACTCtctaatacagagaaaaaaatgaaataagaaaaaataattcaaacacaGACCAAACAAAATGAGAGTCAAAGAACACAAACCAGGCAGgacaaataaaaatcagaaagtagGAGAGTAAAACCTAAATATATCAGCAATTACATTAAATGCAAGCAAACTAAGTGTTCCCATTAAAAGACACAAACTGTCAGACTGGAAACAGAAATATGTAAAACTCAACTACATGCTGCTTACAGGAGACACAATCTTCAATACAAGATAGAAAGAGGctgaagtgaaaaaaattataccCTATGCAGAAATGAACCATAAATAAGAAAGGTATCTGATATTAAGATATCAGACCAAGGAGACTTCAAGGCAAAAAGCATGGTTAGAGATAAAGGGAAACATTTTACAAGGATATAAAATCCAAAACAACACCAAGATACagtatttccaaatttatttttacctaaaaaCATAGGTTTGAATTATTTGGAGCAAAAATCGAGAGAACTATGAGGAGAATCAGACAAACCCACCATCACTGGACACTTGGACACACCTTTCCCAGTAGAGAACAAAACACTATGGGTAGAGAAGATTTGAACACAACGAACCCACTTGATTGAGGGAAGTGTATAAAGGAACAGTGGACTCAACACGTATAGAATACCACTTTCTTTCAAGGATACAGAAAAGAATAGACACACTGACCACATTCTGGCCACAAAGAGAGACTCACAGAAACAGCAAGGGGCAGATATCACTGATTATCTTCTAAGTCCACAATGCAAGttagaaatcacacacacacacacacacacacacacacaccagcaacaacaagaccaccaccaccacactaGAAAAATCTATAcagatttgaaaatttaaatacatactgCTAAATAAcctatgggtcaaagaagaaaccccaatggaaaaacagaaaatatttataaccGGGTGAAAATG
This Ursus arctos isolate Adak ecotype North America unplaced genomic scaffold, UrsArc2.0 scaffold_5, whole genome shotgun sequence DNA region includes the following protein-coding sequences:
- the FEM1C gene encoding protein fem-1 homolog C; protein product: MDLKTAVFNAARDGKLRLLTKLLASKSKEEVSSLISEKTNGATPLLMAARYGHLDMVEFLLEQCSASIEVGGSVNFDGETIEGAPPLWAASAAGHLKVVQSLLNHGASVNNTTLTNSTPLRAACFDGHLEIVKYLVEHKADLEVSNRHGHTCLMISCYKGHKEIAQYLLEKGADVNRKSVKGNTALHDCAESGSLDIMKMLLMYCAKMEKDGYGMTPLLSASVTGHTNIVDFLTHHAQTSKTERINALELLGATFVDKKRDLLGALKYWKKAMNMRYSDRTNIISKPVPQTLIMAYDYAKEVNSAEELEGLIADPDEMRMQALLIRERILGPSHPDTSYYIRYRGAVYADSGNFKRCINLWKYALDMQQNNLDPLSPMTASSLLSFAELFSFMLQDRAKGLLGTTVTFDDLMGILCKSVLEIERAIKQTQCPADPLQLNKALSIILHLICLLEKVPCTLEQDHFKKQTIYRFLKLHPRGKNNFSPLHLAVDKNTTCVGRYPVCKFPSLQVTAILIECGADVNVRDSDDNSPLHIAALNNHPDIMNLLIKSGAHFDATNLHKQTASDLLDEKEIAKNLIQPINHTTLQCLAARVIVNHRIYYKGHIPEKLETFVSLHR